Proteins encoded together in one Psychrobacter sanguinis window:
- the truD gene encoding tRNA pseudouridine(13) synthase TruD: protein MTSSKPTLPDITSEQIAQLTDSQNLAQPYPAPISKANFKGSSSDFQVDELLELALSGEGEHLWLLIKKTGMNTNFVAEQLAKWAKIPSRDVGYSGLKDRQAVTTQWFSLRIPKGQLPQTTFEDFINASALKSNADANKHSGTKAQESVEVLQQAWHSKKLNRGTHKTNRFAIRLTDIQLNSLVAQTTSQVDEVLTHIAKAGVPNYFGEQRFGRQGNNIATALEWFEHGTIHGRNPHPKKSRDLQSLLLSSARSAIFNQIVSARVEQGNWDTGLAGEVFNLNGSGSVFGTEAMDEELQQRLISGDIHPTAPLWGLKNDKVVGEAKALEDKIIAQNPILQRLAQGLENKDLKTMRRAVRLPVDDLQWSWIDEQTLLLKFSLPTGTFATSVLANLVADLTQ, encoded by the coding sequence ATGACTTCCTCTAAACCTACGTTACCTGACATTACCTCCGAGCAAATTGCCCAACTTACTGACAGTCAAAACTTAGCACAACCTTACCCTGCCCCTATTTCAAAAGCGAACTTTAAAGGCTCGTCAAGCGACTTTCAGGTCGATGAGCTATTAGAGCTAGCGCTTAGCGGCGAAGGTGAACACTTATGGTTGCTGATTAAAAAAACCGGTATGAATACCAACTTTGTGGCTGAGCAATTGGCAAAGTGGGCTAAAATTCCAAGCCGAGATGTGGGCTACTCTGGATTAAAAGACCGTCAAGCAGTCACGACTCAGTGGTTCAGCTTACGTATTCCAAAAGGTCAATTACCTCAGACCACTTTTGAAGATTTTATTAACGCATCTGCCCTAAAATCTAACGCTGATGCTAACAAACACTCAGGCACTAAAGCACAAGAATCGGTCGAGGTATTACAGCAGGCTTGGCACAGCAAGAAGCTCAATCGCGGGACGCACAAGACCAATCGCTTTGCTATTCGTCTAACCGATATACAACTTAATAGCTTGGTTGCGCAAACAACGTCTCAGGTGGACGAGGTATTAACCCATATTGCCAAAGCGGGCGTGCCCAACTACTTCGGTGAGCAGCGCTTTGGTAGACAGGGTAACAATATTGCCACTGCCTTGGAGTGGTTCGAGCACGGTACCATCCATGGTCGTAACCCACATCCTAAGAAAAGTCGCGACTTACAGTCCCTACTATTGTCTTCTGCACGAAGTGCTATTTTTAATCAAATCGTTTCCGCTCGTGTTGAGCAAGGCAATTGGGATACGGGACTTGCTGGTGAGGTTTTCAATCTAAACGGGTCAGGCTCTGTGTTTGGCACCGAAGCAATGGATGAGGAGCTGCAGCAGCGTTTGATCAGTGGTGACATTCATCCCACTGCGCCGTTATGGGGTCTTAAAAATGACAAAGTTGTAGGTGAGGCTAAAGCGTTAGAAGATAAGATTATTGCACAAAACCCCATCTTACAAAGACTGGCTCAAGGACTTGAGAACAAAGACTTAAAGACCATGCGCCGAGCAGTACGCTTGCCAGTTGATGACTTGCAATGGTCGTGGATTGATGAACAAACTTTGCTGTTAAAGTTTAGCTTACCCACTGGGACTTTTGCCACCAGTGTATTGGCCAACTTAGTCGCGGACTTAACTCAATAA
- a CDS encoding PHP domain-containing protein gives MSPSTAAPQSSNLSYKRIDLHSHSTCSDGSNNPTQLLQKASDANIDIFALTDHDTLVGIPEAKKAAESLGIHLINGVEISCQHTLTGGYGKNKAKDKVIHVLGLGFTDFDEMNDTLTHIQTSRGNRGRMIVEKMAELTGHDFAELWQAVLDKAEGNADAVGRAHIAKVLLEKEIVPTMQKAFDKYLADNKAAYVPIETLSMEDTISLIHRCGGKAVLAHPTRYNLSATRVRKLIAEFAEFGGDGCELPSNDEPLSTRRMVDRSIAEHNLQVSTGSDFHGTSMPWRRLGDVPSLAEGQTLVIESLLSPSEV, from the coding sequence ATGTCTCCTAGCACCGCAGCACCACAATCTTCAAACTTATCTTATAAGCGTATCGACTTACATAGTCACAGTACCTGCTCTGATGGCAGTAATAATCCCACTCAGTTATTACAAAAGGCCAGCGATGCCAATATAGATATTTTCGCTCTAACTGATCACGATACGTTGGTAGGGATTCCTGAAGCCAAAAAGGCGGCAGAAAGTCTGGGTATCCACTTAATTAATGGGGTAGAGATTAGCTGTCAGCATACGCTTACGGGTGGCTACGGTAAAAATAAAGCCAAGGATAAAGTGATACATGTGCTTGGTCTGGGCTTCACCGACTTTGATGAGATGAATGATACTTTAACCCACATTCAAACCAGCCGTGGTAATCGTGGCCGTATGATTGTTGAAAAAATGGCAGAATTAACCGGTCATGATTTTGCAGAGTTGTGGCAAGCAGTGCTGGATAAAGCGGAGGGCAATGCCGATGCAGTAGGCCGTGCTCACATCGCCAAAGTGTTGCTGGAAAAAGAAATTGTGCCCACGATGCAAAAAGCTTTCGATAAATACTTGGCAGATAACAAAGCGGCGTATGTGCCTATCGAGACGTTAAGCATGGAAGATACCATTAGTTTGATTCATCGCTGTGGTGGTAAAGCAGTCTTGGCTCATCCAACCCGTTATAACTTATCGGCGACACGGGTACGTAAATTGATTGCTGAGTTTGCTGAGTTTGGCGGCGATGGCTGTGAATTACCCAGCAATGACGAGCCATTAAGCACCCGGCGCATGGTGGATCGCAGTATTGCAGAGCACAATCTTCAGGTATCGACGGGCAGCGATTTTCATGGTACCAGCATGCCATGGCGTAGGCTGGGTGATGTGCCAAGCCTAGCCGAAGGTCAAACGTTGGTTATTGAAAGCTTGCTGAGCCCGTCAGAAGTTTAG
- a CDS encoding regulatory protein RecX, with protein sequence MEIKTLAQIVAENAQKSEGSQRHKKPSPPKSKANNQPRAQARKSTSARGFAVSDDNSHDSYESHDAHDFATSTDSQPRYDSQSQTDSNKETKAKKRKKKKTFHPASPYQPKVKHSEPIKEVDPNSIKNVLAQVRHEAEDSEQQNKVVSDTGSDMSPNIESTEDTAASFDNLPSALKAYLKTPEQRQAEKEEIKANSRLRWLAFYYLSRREHSAGELRQKLLDKEQDPEKIEELLQEFAEKGYQSDHRTALMLIREGIRKGRGRLRIKNDFYKRKVEVPSNIDELIDMAMHDNEEFVDVLSDNDLVEGVDWLRLAVEARVKKYGNDIPTDQKIKARQLRFLQYRGFKPDICFQAIGHNLDTLDDRF encoded by the coding sequence ATGGAGATAAAAACCTTAGCTCAAATTGTGGCAGAGAACGCTCAGAAATCGGAGGGTTCTCAACGCCATAAAAAGCCCTCCCCTCCAAAAAGCAAAGCAAATAATCAGCCACGGGCTCAGGCTAGAAAGTCTACCTCTGCCCGGGGCTTTGCTGTGTCTGACGATAACAGTCATGACTCTTATGAGTCTCATGACGCTCATGATTTTGCAACATCGACAGACTCACAGCCTCGCTATGATTCACAATCACAAACAGATTCTAATAAAGAAACCAAAGCCAAAAAACGCAAAAAGAAAAAGACCTTTCATCCGGCATCTCCCTATCAGCCCAAGGTCAAGCACAGTGAGCCGATAAAAGAAGTCGACCCCAATAGCATTAAAAACGTATTGGCCCAAGTAAGACACGAAGCTGAAGACAGTGAACAGCAGAACAAAGTAGTTTCTGACACGGGTTCTGATATGAGCCCCAATATTGAGTCTACTGAAGATACTGCGGCTTCTTTTGACAATCTGCCGAGTGCGCTGAAGGCTTACTTAAAAACGCCTGAACAGCGTCAAGCAGAGAAAGAGGAAATCAAAGCCAACAGTCGTCTCAGATGGCTGGCCTTTTATTATCTGTCCAGACGTGAGCATTCAGCGGGAGAGCTGCGTCAAAAGCTTCTCGACAAAGAGCAAGACCCTGAAAAAATTGAAGAACTACTGCAAGAGTTTGCTGAAAAAGGTTATCAAAGCGATCACCGCACTGCGCTAATGCTTATCCGTGAAGGCATCCGTAAAGGTCGTGGACGACTGCGTATTAAAAATGATTTTTATAAAAGAAAAGTAGAAGTTCCTTCCAACATTGATGAATTGATTGATATGGCGATGCATGACAATGAAGAGTTCGTTGACGTATTGTCTGATAATGATCTGGTGGAAGGCGTGGATTGGTTGCGCTTAGCTGTAGAAGCCCGTGTCAAAAAATACGGTAATGACATTCCTACCGATCAAAAGATAAAGGCGCGTCAGCTTAGATTTTTGCAGTATCGCGGCTTTAAACCTGATATTTGTTTCCAAGCCATTGGCCATAACCTAGACACTTTAGACGATCGCTTTTAG
- a CDS encoding GNAT family N-acetyltransferase, giving the protein MSSPDVFLRQATIDDVQSLLSLLNQCYRDDVGWTNEAHLIGGIRTTATEIESVIANKRHYLFVFPEVKDGAETGNILGCIAVEVKAEQDTAYIGMFAVHPSLQGKGVGNQILQAAETFAGRHLKAGDNPAKTRLTMSILSHRPELLSYYQRRGYVLNGKSLPFPEDGNNGELKRAGLELLELEKQL; this is encoded by the coding sequence ATGTCTAGCCCCGATGTCTTTTTGCGTCAAGCCACCATTGATGATGTTCAGTCACTGCTAAGCTTGTTAAACCAATGCTATCGTGATGATGTGGGCTGGACCAATGAAGCGCATTTGATAGGCGGTATACGTACCACAGCCACTGAAATTGAGTCTGTAATTGCCAACAAACGCCACTATTTATTTGTTTTTCCAGAGGTCAAAGATGGTGCCGAAACGGGTAACATACTCGGCTGTATTGCAGTAGAGGTAAAAGCAGAGCAAGATACCGCTTATATCGGCATGTTTGCAGTACATCCTAGTCTTCAAGGCAAAGGGGTTGGCAATCAAATACTGCAAGCGGCTGAGACATTCGCCGGTCGTCATTTAAAAGCCGGTGACAATCCCGCCAAAACCCGTCTTACCATGAGTATCTTAAGCCATCGTCCTGAGCTATTGTCTTATTATCAACGCCGAGGTTATGTCTTAAATGGGAAGAGTCTACCGTTCCCAGAAGATGGTAATAACGGTGAGCTTAAGCGTGCAGGGCTAGAGCTACTTGAGCTAGAAAAACAGCTATAA
- the mnmD gene encoding tRNA (5-methylaminomethyl-2-thiouridine)(34)-methyltransferase MnmD, which translates to MDKVNPAKLSWREDELGNLVPVSEVFGDVYYSLADGLAESRYVFLQQNHLPERFTALFEQYLASFDTENGDSGTSSVIPSVSSNSFTIAELGFGTGLNILATWQLWQQTKQQVYSTNSIKHSDTENGYQHPRLHLISTEKHPLTLQDLTRSLQSWQDNDPSLIPFITRLLALYPTLVSGCHRLHLEDDVTLDLWLGDATQSLQKLASSYSYLSHQTQVDAWYLDGFAPSCNESLWAEQIFEQVQRLSKPGSTAATFSCAGVVKRGLEGAGFDIKKVKGFGRKREMLTASKRPNIFEPINPNNEQPITGSDVALNPKPYKQVAVIGAGISGLMSAWSLAQRGLKVTLIDKTAPLAGASGNPRALLAPKMTPIAHVAEHLHSIGYLYSQRLYRQLDQRNLQQLASSDTDQSSASPSSIFTGTGTVDLLLKSNVDVSQIAEYPSQMATTLSNEQACAITGLKQQNLADNLYLPQAGLVNPKALAETILTHPNISFEQAQVKQIKPYDSIEGSKTNASRQCVQLEFKSTVSGDYHPKEFDAVIIAAAFDSQSLDARIFEFRRIRGQLSWFQPTKAQLEALPKVPLKYGGYCAAFTPCSHDEQLNPVSVDRPTFLLGASFVRNDMNTEIRPSEHQVNRHKLITAIPELEGVLTTSINSTLGNEDECNQANDEGWQARVGIRAQTPDYHPLVGQVDDEGLIWTLSGMGSKGYAFAPICAEVLADMMTGQYTPLPSVLLDRLSPHRASLQKPLSK; encoded by the coding sequence ATAGACAAGGTCAACCCTGCCAAATTATCATGGCGTGAAGATGAGCTGGGCAACTTAGTGCCTGTATCCGAGGTTTTCGGTGATGTCTATTATTCTTTGGCAGACGGTCTGGCAGAGTCTCGCTATGTTTTTTTACAGCAAAACCATCTTCCCGAACGCTTTACGGCTCTTTTCGAGCAATACCTAGCCTCCTTTGATACTGAGAATGGCGACTCTGGTACCTCTTCAGTTATACCCTCAGTATCTTCAAATAGCTTTACCATTGCCGAACTTGGTTTTGGGACAGGTCTTAATATTCTGGCCACTTGGCAGCTGTGGCAACAGACCAAGCAACAAGTATATTCTACTAATTCTATAAAACACAGCGATACAGAGAATGGCTATCAACACCCTCGCCTACACCTGATTAGTACCGAGAAACACCCGTTAACTCTGCAAGACTTAACACGTAGCTTACAAAGCTGGCAGGACAATGATCCCAGTCTAATTCCTTTTATCACTCGTCTATTGGCGTTATACCCCACCTTGGTATCGGGCTGCCATCGCCTGCATTTAGAGGATGATGTTACGTTGGACTTATGGTTGGGGGATGCCACTCAAAGCTTACAGAAGTTAGCCAGTTCTTATAGTTATCTTTCGCATCAGACGCAAGTAGACGCTTGGTATTTAGACGGCTTTGCCCCTTCTTGCAATGAGTCGCTATGGGCGGAGCAAATTTTTGAGCAGGTTCAGCGTTTGTCAAAGCCAGGATCAACGGCAGCGACCTTCAGCTGTGCAGGGGTGGTAAAACGTGGCTTGGAGGGTGCGGGATTTGACATCAAAAAAGTCAAAGGCTTTGGCCGTAAACGTGAAATGCTCACGGCCTCTAAACGTCCTAACATTTTTGAGCCTATTAACCCTAATAACGAGCAGCCTATCACCGGCAGCGATGTAGCCCTTAATCCGAAGCCTTATAAGCAGGTAGCGGTTATTGGAGCAGGTATTTCAGGTCTGATGTCGGCGTGGTCTCTAGCGCAGCGTGGGCTTAAAGTCACTTTAATAGATAAGACTGCTCCTTTAGCAGGGGCTTCTGGCAACCCTAGAGCCTTATTAGCCCCTAAGATGACGCCCATAGCGCATGTGGCAGAGCATTTACATAGTATTGGCTACCTATATAGCCAGCGTCTATATCGACAGCTTGATCAGCGAAATCTGCAACAGCTGGCGTCATCTGACACAGATCAATCCTCTGCCTCGCCCAGCTCTATATTCACCGGTACTGGCACCGTAGATTTACTATTAAAATCCAATGTCGACGTTTCGCAGATTGCTGAATATCCTTCGCAAATGGCCACGACCTTGTCGAATGAGCAAGCCTGCGCAATTACTGGACTTAAACAACAGAACTTAGCTGACAATCTGTATTTACCTCAGGCCGGACTGGTTAATCCAAAAGCCTTGGCCGAGACGATTTTAACTCACCCCAATATTAGCTTTGAGCAAGCGCAGGTAAAACAGATTAAACCTTACGACAGCATAGAAGGTTCAAAGACTAACGCCTCAAGACAATGTGTTCAATTAGAATTTAAGTCAACAGTGAGTGGCGATTATCACCCTAAAGAATTTGATGCAGTGATTATAGCCGCTGCTTTCGACAGTCAAAGTTTAGACGCTAGAATTTTTGAGTTTCGTAGGATTCGAGGTCAACTGTCTTGGTTTCAACCGACTAAAGCCCAGTTAGAGGCGTTACCCAAAGTACCGCTTAAATACGGGGGCTATTGTGCCGCCTTTACCCCTTGTTCACATGATGAGCAGTTAAACCCAGTCTCAGTTGATCGCCCTACTTTCCTGTTGGGAGCCAGCTTCGTTCGTAATGACATGAACACTGAGATTCGTCCCTCTGAGCATCAGGTCAATCGCCATAAATTAATTACTGCCATACCAGAGCTAGAGGGCGTATTGACGACATCTATAAACTCTACCCTTGGAAATGAGGATGAATGTAATCAAGCAAACGATGAAGGCTGGCAAGCAAGGGTGGGTATTCGTGCTCAAACCCCAGACTATCATCCTTTGGTCGGTCAAGTGGATGACGAGGGTCTGATTTGGACTTTAAGTGGCATGGGCTCTAAAGGCTATGCCTTCGCCCCAATCTGCGCTGAAGTGTTAGCAGACATGATGACTGGGCAATATACACCGCTGCCAAGCGTGCTACTAGACAGGCTATCTCCTCATCGTGCCAGCCTGCAAAAACCATTGTCTAAGTAG
- a CDS encoding superoxide dismutase family protein, with amino-acid sequence MKKLFTASAVLASALALSACQSTPTKGDLPEEVQPTLEAQVQTVDVSQAHIGKIYFRPVSNGVQVFGKLNGLNPGSTYAIHIHENGSCSSKAQSAGGHFNPFGKPHGNPNSPQSHAGDLPNITADANGVASVNFTRRDISANKQGANSVYKRAIVLHAGADDYVSQPSGNSGDRAACGVIDAY; translated from the coding sequence ATGAAAAAGTTATTTACAGCCTCAGCCGTTTTGGCCTCTGCCCTTGCCCTAAGCGCTTGTCAAAGCACCCCAACCAAGGGTGATTTACCAGAAGAAGTACAACCTACATTAGAAGCACAAGTTCAAACTGTAGATGTTAGCCAAGCCCATATTGGCAAAATTTACTTTCGCCCTGTAAGTAATGGCGTTCAAGTATTTGGTAAATTAAATGGTTTAAACCCAGGATCTACCTACGCCATTCATATCCATGAAAATGGCAGCTGTTCAAGCAAAGCTCAAAGCGCGGGTGGTCATTTCAACCCATTTGGCAAACCTCACGGTAACCCAAATAGCCCACAGAGCCATGCCGGTGACTTACCTAACATTACTGCTGATGCCAATGGTGTCGCGAGCGTAAACTTTACTAGAAGAGACATTTCAGCAAACAAACAAGGCGCAAACAGTGTTTATAAGCGTGCGATTGTGCTTCATGCCGGTGCTGATGATTATGTGAGCCAGCCTTCTGGTAACTCGGGTGACCGTGCTGCTTGTGGTGTTATTGACGCTTACTAA
- the recA gene encoding recombinase RecA yields the protein MDDNKAKALKAALGQIEKQFGKNTIMHLGDNSAALDVDVVSTGSLGLDIALGIGGLPKGRIVEIYGPESSGKTTLTLQAIAECQKQGGTCAFIDAEHALDPVYARKLGVNTDDLLVSQPDNGEQALEITDMLVRSGALDMIVIDSVAALTPRAEIEGEMGDSHMGLQARLMSQALRKITGNAKRSNCMVIFINQIRMKIGVMFGSPETTTGGNALKFYASVRLDIRRIGAVKSGDEIIGNQTRVKVIKNKMAPPFRQAEFEITYGEGTNHLAEVIDLGVEIGVVGKAGAWYSYGDEKIGQGKANSVLFLKDNPAIAEEIEAKIRAEKLAVVPEKGAEKVDVEPELEEPEA from the coding sequence ATGGATGACAATAAAGCCAAAGCGTTAAAAGCAGCCTTAGGTCAAATTGAAAAGCAATTTGGTAAAAACACCATCATGCATTTAGGCGACAATTCTGCTGCTCTAGATGTGGATGTGGTTTCCACGGGCTCATTAGGTCTAGACATTGCTTTAGGTATTGGCGGCTTACCAAAAGGTCGCATCGTCGAAATTTATGGCCCTGAAAGCTCAGGTAAAACCACCTTAACCTTACAAGCTATTGCTGAGTGTCAAAAGCAAGGCGGTACCTGTGCCTTTATCGATGCTGAACACGCACTAGATCCTGTTTATGCCCGTAAATTAGGCGTGAATACCGACGATTTACTGGTATCACAGCCTGATAATGGCGAGCAAGCTTTGGAAATTACCGACATGTTGGTTCGCTCAGGCGCGCTAGATATGATCGTTATTGACTCGGTAGCAGCGTTGACCCCGCGTGCTGAAATCGAAGGCGAGATGGGCGACAGCCATATGGGCTTACAAGCGCGTTTGATGAGTCAGGCACTGCGTAAAATCACTGGTAATGCTAAGCGTTCTAACTGTATGGTAATCTTTATTAACCAGATTCGTATGAAGATTGGGGTTATGTTCGGTTCACCAGAGACCACTACCGGTGGTAACGCTCTTAAATTCTATGCATCAGTTCGCCTAGACATCCGCCGTATTGGTGCCGTGAAGAGTGGTGATGAAATTATTGGTAACCAAACCCGTGTTAAAGTTATCAAGAACAAAATGGCCCCTCCTTTCCGCCAAGCGGAGTTCGAAATCACTTATGGCGAAGGTACTAACCATTTAGCGGAAGTTATCGACTTAGGTGTTGAGATTGGTGTGGTCGGTAAGGCAGGCGCTTGGTACAGCTATGGCGATGAAAAAATCGGTCAAGGTAAAGCCAACTCAGTGCTATTTTTAAAGGACAACCCAGCCATTGCCGAAGAAATTGAAGCTAAAATTCGTGCTGAAAAACTGGCTGTTGTACCAGAAAAGGGCGCTGAAAAAGTTGACGTTGAACCTGAATTAGAAGAACCAGAAGCTTAA
- a CDS encoding YciI family protein, translated as MPLFMIIGHDVANSSELRQEIRPAHVARLKQLEAEGRLVIAGPNPIEHGKEAMSGSLIVAAFDSLEAVQEWASEEPYLKAGVYSHVDIKPFIKTLPSA; from the coding sequence ATGCCATTATTTATGATTATTGGTCACGATGTTGCAAACTCATCAGAGTTGAGACAAGAGATACGCCCTGCTCATGTTGCTCGTCTAAAACAACTTGAAGCTGAAGGCCGTTTGGTTATCGCAGGTCCTAACCCCATTGAACATGGCAAAGAAGCCATGTCAGGCAGTTTGATCGTGGCAGCCTTTGACAGTTTAGAAGCGGTGCAAGAATGGGCCAGCGAGGAGCCTTATCTAAAGGCAGGCGTTTACAGTCACGTGGATATTAAACCCTTTATTAAAACGTTGCCTTCTGCTTAA
- the ispZ gene encoding septation protein IspZ gives MKALLDFIPLLAFFYVAKTQGVLAGAGAILIATVAVAVIHLISQRGRLTKQQVVTLVLTVLFCGLTLLFHDDIYLKWKSTVINGVFAVALLVSVLIGKPLLQMAMKSVFTLTKSGWNKLTLAWMGYFIIMAILQYYFAFYTSEQTWINFKSYGWLPFMLVFMVGQFVILKNHLNPEITDNKSQK, from the coding sequence ATGAAAGCATTGTTAGATTTTATCCCGTTACTCGCCTTCTTTTATGTGGCAAAAACCCAAGGTGTTTTGGCTGGTGCTGGGGCAATCTTAATCGCCACTGTGGCAGTTGCAGTTATTCATTTAATCAGTCAAAGAGGCCGTCTTACCAAGCAACAGGTAGTCACCTTAGTATTAACCGTTTTATTTTGTGGTTTAACCTTGTTGTTCCATGACGATATTTATTTGAAATGGAAATCAACGGTCATTAATGGGGTATTCGCTGTCGCCTTGTTAGTCAGTGTGTTAATCGGAAAACCTCTATTACAAATGGCCATGAAAAGCGTGTTTACCCTAACCAAATCAGGCTGGAACAAACTCACCTTAGCTTGGATGGGCTACTTTATTATTATGGCCATCTTACAGTACTACTTTGCCTTTTATACCAGCGAACAGACGTGGATTAACTTTAAAAGCTATGGCTGGTTACCTTTCATGTTGGTGTTTATGGTGGGTCAGTTTGTTATACTTAAAAACCATCTTAACCCTGAAATTACTGACAATAAATCACAGAAATAA